DNA sequence from the Asticcacaulis sp. AND118 genome:
TCCCGATTTGGCAGCTTGCTTCGGGCGTATGGTCTCGTGGGTTTCACGCCGGATCGCGATTATCGCTATATTGAAGTAAACCGCGAACTGCGCAAACTTCATCCTGAGGTTTTGCGTCAGGTGCTTGACGGGTTTCGGACGTCGGGCAGCGATGCCTGGCAGGATCTTCAGACCGATAGGGTCATCGTAAATGGCGAGTTCAGCCTCTCCGTCGTGATCGCCCGTTGCATGGAAACCCCCACCGGGCTCCTTCGGTGGAACCTGCGCTTCGATACATCCCTCGCTCCCGACATCACAATCGTTGTGCGGATGGACAACGCCAATCGCGAGCCCCTTGACTACTACCTGTTCCCGCGCATCGACATGCTCTCCGAGAAGCTGCGGCTGGGAGAGGAGAATGCACTTGGGCTCGATGCCTATCGCTTCGATGGCCTCGACCTTCTTTATGACATCGCCATGCCCGTTGCAATTGAGGAGGCTGCCTGATGCCCGCTGCTCGCCCCAGTCGGATCGAAATGATCCCAATTTCTCGCATTACCGTTCTGAACCCTCGTGCGCGCAACAAACGCCAGCATCGGGAGATCGTGAACAACATTGAAGCCATCGGTCTTAAGCGACCGATCACTGTGAGTCGGCGCGATGGCGCGGGCGGGCCGAGATACGACCTGGTTTGCGGAGAAGGTCGGCTGGAAGCGTTCCAGATGTTGGGACAGACAGAGATTCCAGCCGTGGTAATCGAAGCCAGCGAAAGCGAATGCCTTGTAATGAGCCTGGTCGAAAACATCGCTCGGCGTACGCCGCGCCCCATCGATCTGATGAAGGAGATCGGTGCATTGCGTTCTCGTGGGTTCAGCGATGCCGCGATAGCCGAGAAGATCGGCGTCGGAGCCTCCTGGGTAAACATGATCGCATCGCTCCTTGAGCGGGGGGAGGAACGATTAGTATCCGCGGTGGAAACCGGGCTGATCCCCATCACCCTGGCAATGGAGATTTCCAAGGCTGAGACGGAAGAGGCGCAGGACCTGCTTCTCGACGCCTACGAAACCGGCAAGCTCAGAGGCAAGAAGCTTGCTGCCGTCCGTCGTCTGCTCGAGATTCGGATGCGAAGCCAGCGCAAGGGGGCATTGCCTACTGGACGATTGGGAAGAAAGGGCACGGGCGTTCGCCGTATGACGGCCGCTGATCTCATGCAGGTTTATCAGCGTGAAGCGGAAAAGCAGCGTCTGCTCGTCAAGAAGTCGGACTTCACCCAGACTCGGCTGCTGTTCGTCGTCGAGGCACTTAAGGATTTGCTCTCCAAGGACGGATTCATAAATTTGCTGAGGGCCGAAGGACTGGCGACGATGCCTCGAGCGCTCAAAGTACGTGTGTCGGGGGGGGATCATGACTGAAGAGGCAACGGACCGGGAAGATGGACGCATACGTCTCGCCTTCGATCGTGACTTCGTGACGGTCCCAGTCGCCGCCATCGTGCCGCTCAAGACATTGCCGGCCGGCGCTCGGGAGAGCCGGTCTTATTCACAAGTCCTGAGTTCGATCAAGGCGATCGGTCTGATCGAAGCGCCGGTCGTCATGGCCGACGAAAAGAATCCAGGGACCTGGTTTCTCCTTGATGGTCACTTAAGGTTGGAGGTGCTGAAAGAACTCGGCATCACCGAAGTCGAGTGCCTGCTCACTGCCGATGATGACACTTACACCTATAACAAGCGTGTCAACCGCATTCCGCCGATCCAGGAACATCGGATGATCGCGCGTGCGATGGATCGAGGCGTCTCGTCGGCCGACATAGCCGCTGCTCTGAACCTCCAGGTCGAGTCCGTGCTGCGGCGTTTCCGGCTTCTCGAAGGGATCAGCCCCGAAGCGGCTGAGATCCTGAAGGACACGCCATGCTCGATGAAGGTGTTCGACATCCTACGACAGATGACATCTGTGAGGCAGATTGAAGCCGCTGATCTGATGATTGGCCAGAACAATTTTACCGTGATGTTCGCTCGTGCCTTGCGCGCTGCCACGTCCGAAAACCAGCTTGCTTCGACCAAGAAAGGAAAGGGCGGCGGCAAGCCCACGCCGTCGGGTCAACAGATCGCCCGCATGGAGCGGGAGCTGGCGGCACTACAGACCCAAGTAAAGTCGGTCGAGGAGACCTACGGCATCGACAATCTGCATCTGACCGTCGCGCGCGGATACGTCGCCAAACTTCTGGCGAACAATCGTGTCGTGCGCTGGATGACGGTCCATCAGCAAGACTATCTCACGGAATTTCAGAAAATTGCTGAGATTGACACGCTCGGTTCCGTTGCTGAATCGCCGGCAGCCTAAACGCAGAGTGGGGACCCGGACCCAAAAAGCGCGGGGACCATGGGAGACGCCGCACGGCGGGGCGGATCAAGCATGGCGGTGGGAATGGCGGCGAACCCGCATGAAGCCCACCAGGCCGGACGTCATATGGTCTGGCCGCCTGAGGGACAATCTGTCCCCGGTTAACCAGGCGGGCGTGTCGAGAGCGCAGGCCGGCACGCCCGCCGTTTGCGTGTTAAACGATCAAGCATGATAAGCTGCGGTCTCGTACTCAATTCGCTTTGAATTGCGGCATTGGACACGGTTCCGTTCGTCCCAAGCGTCGAGCTCATCGACGTGGTAGAGGACAGCTTTTCCGATCTTTACGAACGACGGCCCGATTTTCATCGAGCGCCAGTTTCGCAGGGTGCCTACTGAAATGCTGCCGCGATAGCGTTCCGCTACTTCTTCCGGCGTCAGGAATGTGGTTTGTGACATACATCCTCCTTTGGCAGAAGTCCTGCCGTTGATGATTAGACATCGTAGAGCTCGAGAGGCATCTCCTGAGGCATTGACCAAGCAGAGATCCGCGCACGTTGGCTAAGCCTCTATCGCGCACGCTCCACCACGGCAGAGCATGAACACGCCTGCACAGTCAGGGAAGTATCAATTTGTGGGCGTAGGGAATTCGGATAGGCTGGAATGCAAAAAGGCGGGGTAGGCCAGAAGACATTCTACAATACAGCTATTCACTACCTATGATTCGGAGCTTCATCGCACGGGTCTCCAGGAGATAGGTCTCCACGCCGGCGAGCAGATGCAGGCCTTCCTCCGTGATCGCCGCCCGCGACAAGCCGGGCTGAATAATTCTGACATCGAATTCATATCGATAGTCCTGCCAGCTTGCCTTCAGTTTTTTGAGAA
Encoded proteins:
- a CDS encoding plasmid partitioning protein RepB C-terminal domain-containing protein; protein product: MPAARPSRIEMIPISRITVLNPRARNKRQHREIVNNIEAIGLKRPITVSRRDGAGGPRYDLVCGEGRLEAFQMLGQTEIPAVVIEASESECLVMSLVENIARRTPRPIDLMKEIGALRSRGFSDAAIAEKIGVGASWVNMIASLLERGEERLVSAVETGLIPITLAMEISKAETEEAQDLLLDAYETGKLRGKKLAAVRRLLEIRMRSQRKGALPTGRLGRKGTGVRRMTAADLMQVYQREAEKQRLLVKKSDFTQTRLLFVVEALKDLLSKDGFINLLRAEGLATMPRALKVRVSGGDHD
- a CDS encoding plasmid partitioning protein RepB C-terminal domain-containing protein encodes the protein MTEEATDREDGRIRLAFDRDFVTVPVAAIVPLKTLPAGARESRSYSQVLSSIKAIGLIEAPVVMADEKNPGTWFLLDGHLRLEVLKELGITEVECLLTADDDTYTYNKRVNRIPPIQEHRMIARAMDRGVSSADIAAALNLQVESVLRRFRLLEGISPEAAEILKDTPCSMKVFDILRQMTSVRQIEAADLMIGQNNFTVMFARALRAATSENQLASTKKGKGGGKPTPSGQQIARMERELAALQTQVKSVEETYGIDNLHLTVARGYVAKLLANNRVVRWMTVHQQDYLTEFQKIAEIDTLGSVAESPAA
- a CDS encoding AlpA family transcriptional regulator; the encoded protein is MSQTTFLTPEEVAERYRGSISVGTLRNWRSMKIGPSFVKIGKAVLYHVDELDAWDERNRVQCRNSKRIEYETAAYHA